The DNA region TGTAAATGCGACCTGAGGAAGAAAGGCCAGacaactcaactcaacttgTATGCCAGCCCATATTTCAACCCTGCATGTAAAAAGAAGATGAACCTAAAGTGGGTAAGTTCATGTGAATTAtaaaagatggatggatgacctATTATGTAACAGTACACACACTCTTGACTGCACTAAAGATCAAGACAAGCTGATATGTAAAGcttacattaatatttaattcgCCAGTAGCTTCTTTTGCACCCGTGAGTAAATGACTTACATGCAGTGAGAGGAACCACCCCAAGCCATGCAAAAGCCACCAGTGTATAATGGAACCAGTAGCGGATGGCTGTGCCCACACTTGTCAGCAGGCCGGCACAGATGTCCTGTatgggcagccgtgagggcatgtctGGGGAGTAGACTTAAtggggagagagaaagcagtttcagttttctgtatgtttttactttttgtatTACATGAGGGCATGACCTTTAATAAATAAGatcaaacattaataaatatatttactaAAATGCCTCAAGTTTCACAAACAACCCAAATGGGTTTGTAAAACTTGAGGCATTTTAATATGGTAAATTGAATGATCTATTAATGTGTCAGGGACTTACTTGGGGTGAAAGCAAATCTGTGCTTGCATAGTTCACAGTACTCCTTCCTGCTATGCTTCAGCCACTGGACCAAACTGTAAACCAACATTCAGAGGGTTAACATACGTGTACAGATGATCGAGGCTAAACTAACTACATGTCCTTGAGCTTTCTGAATACATAGTTCCCATTTATAGAAATACATTTTCTGAACAAAAACATTCTGTTGCTATATGTTATTCATGAACAATTATCCCTCATTGTGACTTGGACACCATGCTGTGAGAGATTTGTTCCTTTTAATTAGGGAATACAACTGTGTAGAGTTCATTCTGCATTAGTTAAAGTGTAGCtactaataataaaaagttTCAAGAGAGAGTATTCAAGCTTTATACTATACAATTAAGTAcaaaagctgctgtttgagtAACAATGGAACTAAACAGTACACGCCAGGCACAAGAGATAGGAACTGTGCTATTCTAAAGGTTTGTGGGGGTGACTGTAAAGTAATACAGACACTGGGAACAATCTAGACCTGGACTTAGTTCCTGCCTGGATATTTCCATCTGATGCACTTATGAGGCTCACACACCGTGCAGATGAGAATGGACTACAACGTTCATAATACCCATAGGGGCAGTTTTTGTGTCACTATGCCACGTAAGGTCAGGACCATAGGGTACTATTTGGAACACATCTTTAACAGGATAAACCTGTTTGTAATCCTTTTCATGATTCTTTTATTACTGTAGATATATTATCAAGGTATGACAATAGAAGCAATCATTGAGCACAAGCCTGTTTTAGGTTATCAAATTTCCCAGTGACACTAAAATCCCCAAACATacaattttaaattttatagaCTACTCAGGATTTTGTTGTCCTGCAAGTTCTTAAAGCCTCTACTTCGTCACTACTCTAAACAATTAAACCTAGATCTCTGTTACCTTTGATTTTGTGATTATGACATTGAATGTAAACTCTTGGCTTACTTTAGGCTCACATGCAAGTTTTTATCATAAACAGGAATGCATACATACACTGAATTTACTAATCTTTATCCACTTGAGGGAAAGGTATGAGGGAGACTACTGATCATGACACAGGGTCACAAGTGCCAAAGTGACAGCTAATCACGCTTACCATTCCTGATGGATAAACTTAATGCTGCCAGTGCAGACACAGGGGTGGTACAAGGGCTTGTCTGGGGATCCCTCAGAGCGACACACGCGGCAAATATCcgctgcagaaacaaaaccagacaGCTTGTTAGTGAGTAATGAGGACAAGGCCAAGAAAAAGAAATCTGCAGATTGATAACGGGAACCTGAGTGTGATCATTTGAGTGGATAAATCTGTATGAAGGTATCGCTTCAAAtagctacacacacaaacaaacaaacaaacaaacaaacacacacacacacacacacacacacacacacacacactatggtGGACGACATGAGCAACTCTTATCTGTGCTGCAATACAACAGgagactgatgacatcatcaggaaCTTCTGGTCATTTCGACGCCCTCTCCTACACAGTATGCTAGCATAGTGATGTCAGGCGTACAAACTCAACATTTAACAATTTTCTCCTGTCCACCGACCTGATCTCACCCTACATGGTATTAGGCTTATATGACCACTTGCAGGCCAGCTCAGCGGCAGGCATGCTTGTCGGTGATGCCCGTATAAAGCTAAAGCTAGCTAACCCCGGCTGGGTAACGGCTAACACGCATCTACTGGGATTTACCTTCTTCGGCAGTGTCCATGTTGTTCGAGAAGCACCGGTCACCGTTTGTTCCAGTAGTACTTGGGGCGGTGAACCCATCCACGACGCAGACTGTGTTGTTCAGCGGGCTAAATTAAGCTAGCGGGACGACTGGATCCTTGTGTGTCAGATGCACTGACAATCATAAAATGGTGTCCCCACAGACCGAGCACCAGCGCTTGCTTCGTTGTGTCCGCTCACATCCACGGTGTGTTCTCTAACCAataagatgttttatttttacagagtTATTTGGACTTAAAACTATAAACCCAGACAACGTCGCGTCTCCCGTCTTGCTGAAATAACTAGAAAAGCCTTGGAGACAAACGGCTAACCAACCTCGCTAACGCATGCGCACAAACCAACTTTACCTGCTGTCACATTTTTACGACAGCGAGTCTGGTTTTCCGGCAGTTAAACTTCTGCAACAACCGTTACGTGGGttatgaagcttttttttttactatgaAGCAAAAGGTTCGCTGCATTTGACCCATGCCCTAGgcaggggagcagtgggctgccatagAACGGCGCCCGGGGAGCTTGTGCGAAGTATCTTGCTCAAGGATACACCTGCAGCCCGAGGCAGGTAGAATGTCACCATTAAAAGTTTACCAACCCCCAAAAGTTGGTTTGATACTCTTACACATATTTTGCTAATACTTCTAGAGACTCTATTGGTATGTGAAAACGCGTAATATAGCTGAACACGTCTTCtccaaaacatttgattaaatattgCAGCTTTACCTGTAACCACTAATTCAGTGCTTGGACCCTCTGAGAAattacatattacatattttGCTACAAAATCAGTTTACTTTTTattaatgatgctgatgattttcatttaattgggcatatacataaatacatgtttCTATGTAGTATTGTGGAAGCTCCCAATATCTGTGTAGTAATAAATTCAGCTATATGGTCATTGAAAACTACTGGGTCATTCATTACTACAGTACTATTTACACCGTCACCTGGGCGGCGCCGTGGCTTAGTTGGTTAAAgcgcctgtctagtaaacaggagatcctgggttcgaATCCCAGCGGTGCCTTTTGATGAACAATCTCCAGAAAATGCGCTCTAAGGAGTAGTGGACCATTACACAACTTTTCGGTCAAATTTCGGTATATTTTTAACATGCAGCAGAAAAATGTAAACTCTATCCTGAAAGTTTAGTACCGGAAATTAATTGTGGCCTAGTGAACAAAACGCAGTCCCATTTCATACGCATTGTTTTGTGCCTCCATACAATCAGTGAATAGGAATATATAATGTTTTATGCATATATAATACGAAACGTGCCTTCATTGAgaacatttattatattttaaattctAACTGTTCTTTTTGTGCTACTGTAATAACCTATTTGTCTAATGAAGTGAAACCtagagcttttattctgaaggtgGGTGCCGGAATTTCCCTCGGTGTAAAACTATTTACACTGAGCAGAAACCAGCATTAAAAGTCGTTGAACTTTGCAGGGAAACACGGACATTTTCGAATTCCCTCTTCTCGCCTGACAAATTGGGAAAGTGCACAGTACGTATGTCTGTGATTAATGCAAACTGACTCCCGAATGAAACGTTGCCATTTTTAGTTCATTTTAGAATAAACCGTTTCGTTTTAAATCTATTGTGCAAAACGCTTGGTCAGTGTTACTCAGCTATTGAGAACCTTATCATAAACGGGTGACTGCCAGGTCTAATCACGAGGCAGAGATATCTCTTCGGTCTTTTTGTCGGTCTGTCAGCAGATGGCAAACGAGACCAAGCCATGTCCCTGTGATATTGGAGATCGGCTGGAGTACGGAGGGCTCGGCCGGGAGGTCCAGATCCAACACATTAAGGCTTATGTGGTGGAGCCGTCCAAGGTGTCTGACAAAGCCATTATTGTTATACAAGACATCTATGGGTGGCAGCTTCCCAACACACGATACATGGCTGACATGCTTGCTAGCAACGGATACGTGTATGTATATGTAACCGATATGCCTTCAGTTTGCAACACGTACAGTAAAATTACTGGAGTTGTCTAGTGATCAGTTTGTCCTATGTAATTTCTCTGACATTGCTTTGATTTGCTTTCATTGCTTTCATGCAGTGCCATTTGTCCAGACTTCTTTGCTGGAAAAGAACCTTGGAGGCCTTCCGATGACTGGTCCAAGTTTCAAGAGTGGTTTGAGGACAAGAAACCAACCAATATAAACAAGTAGCTGTGCACTTGTTCTATTCAGTTATAGCTGCCGCACTGATGCTGTGTCATTAAGAACTGCTCGATATTAATTTATAACATTTTATCACGTTTGCTTATTGGCCTTTATGTAtttttccagagaggtggatgCAGTTTTAAAGTACCTGAAGGAGCAGTGTGGAGCAAAACACATAGGATCAGTGGGCTTCTGCTGGGGAGGTGCTGCAACACATTATCTGGCCCTGCAGTATCCAGACATCAAAGCTGGAGTGTCTGTCTATGGTATGTCACTGTGCACGAGTTGTTTCCCTGTGTATTCAAGTAATTAATGCAGTTATTTTAATGTGCAGGGATTGTTCGTGAAAAAGAAGATCTATATGAGCTCAAGAGTCCCACGTTGTTCATCTTTGCAGGGAATGATGCCGTGATCCCCTTGGACCAGGTCAGTATGCATAAACTGAGCTCTGCAATTTCAAGTATGTTGAAATACAATTGAGAATTTTGCAGATATGAACATGACATTGTGATAATCAGCTTTATGTAACCCACCCATCGACCTGTCGTGTTAAGGTAAATACCCTTGAAGCAAAGCTAAAGGAGAAATGCACAGTAGACTACCAGGTGAAGATCTTTCCTGGTCAGACTCATGGGTTCGTCCACCGCAAGAGAGAGGACATCAACCCTACGGACAAACCTAGTATCCAGGAGGCCAGAACGGACCTGCTGAACTGGCTCAACAAATACATGTAAACGAGACGCTTGGGACCAGTATATTTAAGTCCCTTAATCACCAGAGTGTCTGAATATACTTCACATATGTTTAGCACTAATACTTAGCAAATTACCAGAATCAAATATACTGTCCTGTAAAAGGATTGCAAGAAACGAATTATTCATGGTGTggtaaataaatattaacttTCTAAATGTGAAAGCTGAGAAAAACATGCAACATAAacctgaagaaagaaaaaagaactcTGGAGTCTGGACACTTCAACAGAACAAGACtgcaacattttaattttaatggtCACTCTGGGACTACAAAAGCCTGAATAATGTATACATTGTTAAATAGCGATATACAGTGTGGTTTGGACATCTGGtaatataacccagcagagGACAGTGAAGTTAAAATGACACACAAATAGGCTTAAAAAGATAGTGGccttaatcactttttggcacgttTTCCTAATACAGCATCTTACTAGTTTAACTGGCCTTATACAGTAATTAGATGGAttggatgtttattaaatctcTTAATATAAGCAAGTAAAGCATCATGACCTTAAACTGAGGCAGAAAGGTCCGTGTaagttttaacagtttgatttccccacttAAACAAAAGCACGACTTGagttaatataataatattataatttaatataaCTATTTAACTATATTTAACTGTTTGGATTAAACCAACAGTTTTAGAAGCTGAAAAGTGGCTTTTGATCAGTGGTGGCAATAACGTGTACGTGTAGATTTCATATCATGTTTCACCAATCTGTGGGACAAACAAAAATTCCATCCTCTGAACCAAAGTTGACCCAGCTTATTAATATAACGTTACTGTTTAACTTATTCTACTGATGCACTGCCTGTAAACTCCAATAGGCTCAGGCCATCTGGATGCTAGATTTGTTGAAGCTGAATTATTATAGAATTAGTTTTAACCCCCAAAAATCACGTAGTGTTGATTACCTGAGTAAACTGTGACCTGGTTAACAACCATTATTACCCTGCTATGCTCGACTGCTTTCTGGTCCAACCCTCAACCAGCTGGAACTGTTGCAGACCCTCTGAGAAGGGTCTGAGTAACTGTTATGCTGTTAAATTGAAGTCTGAATTAAATCAACTCAAAACCAAATCCAGAACATGGACGATGAATTTTATCCAAAGCATTATAGCATACTCAGAATACGCTCAGTTCTTCAgtccaacaaacaaaaagatttgCATCAAATAATCAGTCAACAGTAAATGATCACAAGCGTGTTTGAACCCGTCAGGCAGTTGTGAGCTCCTCATGTCTGTGGCATCATTAGTTCTGGTCACTACAACACAGCTGCTTCCTAATGCTAGCTAAGGTTGGAAGTGACTCAGTGATGACAGGAAATAAGAGATGAAAGCTTTGAATGCTGCAGAACagtttatttatcattttcagATTTTAATCACATTGACAGGAAGGATCACAACAGAAAATGGTTCTAGTGAACAGCTGAGATGCTACGTTGGATGTGAGAACAGGAAAACACTATCACCAGATGGAAACACAGGGTTTTCAGCCTCGACTCTCCTATCGAGACGTCTCCTGTGACTCTGCTGATGATGCATTGATTTGGTGATTTTGGTTTCTGGACTGTGAgtgtcctcagcctcctcttacTCGGAGAGTAAGGAAATCTAAGTAGAGTAAGTGGTGGTGGAAATCTGGTCCCCTGGCTCCAGGTCCAGCGTCACATCGTGGGACGCGCTGCTCAACAAGCCCCTCATGTTATAGATGTCGTCCAACGCGCGGCCGTTCTTCAGCACAGCTGCATCTGAGCTTCTAGATCTTGCAGAACTGCGGTTCAACAGGAAGTGGTAGAGACCTCTGACGGGGGCAGTGAAGACGCCTGTAGACAGACGACAACAGCAAGGAGCCACGTGAACAACGTGCTGTCAGACTGTTTCAGCTCCAGTGGTCAAACAGAAGGAGCATCAGACAGAAAGCATTCATTCCTCCCAGCCCACTACTCACGTCTGAACAGGAACCGCTCAGTCTCACCTGTGTCGGGGTCGTACGCCTCGCCAATGCTTGTTAAGACTCTCCTTGCGATCTGTCTTGAGTCTAAACCCGTCTTTGTTCCAGAATCAGCGAGACGAGCCAAGGACGCATCACCAGGTGAATATGCTCGGCGTCTAGCTGACGACCTCAGCGCGAAGAGTATgtccctcagctgctg from Betta splendens chromosome 4, fBetSpl5.4, whole genome shotgun sequence includes:
- the cmbl gene encoding carboxymethylenebutenolidase homolog, which codes for MANETKPCPCDIGDRLEYGGLGREVQIQHIKAYVVEPSKVSDKAIIVIQDIYGWQLPNTRYMADMLASNGYVAICPDFFAGKEPWRPSDDWSKFQEWFEDKKPTNINKEVDAVLKYLKEQCGAKHIGSVGFCWGGAATHYLALQYPDIKAGVSVYGIVREKEDLYELKSPTLFIFAGNDAVIPLDQVNTLEAKLKEKCTVDYQVKIFPGQTHGFVHRKREDINPTDKPSIQEARTDLLNWLNKYM
- the LOC114854480 gene encoding complement C1q tumor necrosis factor-related protein 6-like; its protein translation is MSAWFVSALLLCALVRAQSLQGSSEDELTSSDAYEVEDVSLQQLRDILFALRSSARRRAYSPGDASLARLADSGTKTGLDSRQIARRVLTSIGEAYDPDTGVFTAPVRGLYHFLLNRSSARSRSSDAAVLKNGRALDDIYNMRGLLSSASHDVTLDLEPGDQISTTTYST